The Nonlabens sp. Hel1_33_55 genome contains the following window.
TTTATTATCTTTGAACGCTTTTAAAAATTAAAAAAATGAAGAAAATAGTTTTATTATTCGCAGCTGTTGCTGCCGTTTCACTTACTAGCTGTAATGAGTCTGCATCTGCAAAGATCGATGAGGCTAATCTTACTGCCGCTGCAAACCGCGAGTCAGTTGAAGCTAATTATCCGGTCATGTCTTTTGACGAGTCAGAATATGATTTTGGAACCGTAAATGAAGGTACCGTTGTTGAGAAAGAATACAAATTTAAAAATACAGGAACTTCTCCATTGATCATTGTCAATGCAAAGGGAAGCTGTGGTTGTACTGTTCCTACATGGACTAAAGAACCAGTAGCTCCAGGAGAAGAAGGATCTTTATTGGTAAAATTCAATACTAGTGGTAAGCCTAACGCGCAGAGCAAGTCGGTAACTATTACTACCAACACTGAAGCTGGTACTGAGGTTATCGTTATCAAAGGTTTCGTTACTGGAAAGTCCAGCGCACCTAACGCTTAATTCCCTTTATGGATCAGTTTATAGCATTTGCACCTTACGTAGGTATCGCCCTGATATTTTATTTTCTAATAATCAGACCGCAATCCAAGCGTCGCAAAGAAGAAAAACAATTTGCAGAATCTCTTAAAGTAGGTGATCGAGTTATTACGACCAGTGGTATCCACGGTAAAGTAAACCAGATCAACGGCGACAAGGGAACTGTAATGATTGAAACTGGAGCTGGAAAAATGCTTTTTGAAAGAACAGCCATTTCGGTAGAATTGACTAAAAAGCTTAACACTCCAACGGAAGTCAAGAAATAAATTACAATTTAAAATACTATAAAGCCCTTGAGAGATCAAGGGTTTTTTTGTGGCCTCTTAAGAATGCACAAGCATTCCCGGCAACTCCTTCCAACTACCATCTTCCGCGGTATTTTTCAAAGCAACGTTGCGTTGTTCCAACAATCGTGTCATATACCTTTTCAGGAAAAGGATATCGGCGAGATGGCCTAGAAATCCTAGTGGTGAGTCGTAATCAAAAATATCTTTCATTGTGGTGATGCCATATCCATCTTCAGAAAAATGATGTTCGTGTCGGAATCGTTTGAAGGCACCACTAACCATTTCATCAGCAAAAAAATGATGTGGTTGAACGTCCGTAATTAAACTGGTGAGTTTCTGTTTGATCCCAAAGTGTACCGCTTGCCAGGTAACAGTTTCACCTTCTTCTACAAGTCCACTAGTTCTACCTGCAATCGCTTTTTCGCTGGTGTGCTGCAAGGAACTTTGATGGAGATCGATACTGCGGGAAAGATCAAATACCACCTGAATAGGAGCTTTAATCTTAGTAGTTAGAACTATAACTGGCATGAAAGCTTTTTGTAAAGATAGACTTCAAAATCTGAGAAGGTCGCAATCGGTTTCGTAAAAAATCAAGGAGCAGTTGTGCGCATTTATTACATTTGGATAAACCTTTCCATCCATGAATCAAGAACGTGTAGTTATAGAAAATGTCCAGCCTGTTGTAAATGCTGGCCGTCATCCCATCAAAAGAATCACCGGTGAAACAGTCCATGTGAGCGCGACGGTTCTGGTAGATGGCCACGACGTCATTCAAAGTGCAGTTCTATATAAGCAGGAGAAAGCTAGAAAATGGCAGGAAGTGCGCATGGAATCAGCTGGTAATGATGAGTATGGAGCACATTTTCAGGTAGAGAAAACTGGGAAATTTCAATATAAGGTTCAGGGTTGGGTAGATTATGCACTCAATTGGAGACACGGGATTTCCAGAAAGTTAGCAGATGGTCAACACGTCAAAAGTGAGTTGCTTGATGGAGTGATTCATTTGGAACACGCTTACGCGAAAGCGAACAAAACCGAACAAGCATTGCTACAATTCGGGATTGAATCTTTCCAGACTGATTCTAGATATGATGAAGCTGTGGAAACCGCAATGTCTGAAAAACTAAAAGAGATTTTTATAAAATATCCAGCAAAACAGTTTGCTGCAGAAAGCGACTTGTTCATTTGTAGTGTGGATCGCCAGAAGGCAAGATTTTCCACCTGGTATGAGTTTTTTCCTCGCAGCGCTGGTGAAAACTACGAGCACGGTACCTTCAAGGATTGTGTGAAATTATTGCCCTACGTTGAAGAAATGGGATTTGATACTTTGTATTTCCCACCAGTCCACCCAATAGGTGAGGTCAACCGTAAAGGAAAAAACAATACAACAACATCTCACGGCGATGATGTAGGTTCTTGTTGGGGAATTGGTTCAAAAAATGGCGGACACATGTCGCTGCATCCCGATCTAGGTACAGAAGATGATTTCAAAAAACTAGTGGAAGAAGCAAAATCTCGAGGTATTGAAATCGCGATGGATTATGCGCTTCAGGCTGCACCAGACCATCCTTGGGTAAAAGAACATAAGGAATGGTTCAGGTGGCGACCAGATGGTACGGTCCAATACGCAGAGAATCCGCCGAAAAAATATCAAGACATTCTACCTATCTACTTTGAGACCACTGACTGGAAGAATCTTTGGAAAGAGCTTTTAAGGGTTGCTTTGTATTGGGTTGAGGAATTTGACATTAAAGTTTTCAGAGTTGACAATCCTCATACAAAACCTTTCCACTTCTGGGAATATTTGATAGGTGAGGTAAAGAAAAAGCATGATGATGTTATTTTCCTTGCAGAAGCTTTTACAGCTCCCAAGGTGATGAATCAGCTAGCCAAAGTAGGCTTTCAACAATCTTACACCTATTTCACATGGCGTAATAACAAGCACGAGCTGCAGGAGTATGTCCATGAATTGACCACCAGCAATCAGCGTGAATATATGCAGCCTAATTTCTGGCCCAATACGCCAGATATCAATCCATTTCATTTACAATCTGGAAACGAAAGCATTCACTTGCATCGCTATGCACTAGCGGCAACATTAAGCTCTAGCTTAGGAATCTACGGTCCTGTATTTGAGCAAATGATTTCAAGCGCGTTACCCGGCAAGGAAGAATATTTAGATTCAGAAAAATTTCAGATTGCAAATCACGATTGGGAAAAGAGAACCAAGCTTACCTTAATCATCACAAAGATCAATCAAGCACGTAAAAACCTTGCAGCTCTACAACAAACCAATAACATCAAGTTCTTACATCAAGACAATGATCAGTTAATCACGTTCTATAAGTGGAGTGATGATAAAAGTAGCGAGGTGATCGTGGCGATAAATCTTGATCCACATTATGAACAAGAAACATGGGTTCCTATGCCATTGCATGAAATGGGAATTGATGAACATCATGGTTTTACTGTAAGAGATGTGGTTACTGATAGCAGTTATCACTGGAGCGGCACTCATAATTTTGTGAAAATTAATCCAGTATTGCCTTTCCATATTTTTGAAGTGAAGCGATAATTTTAATATAGATCACTTATCTTTTTATATTTATCTTATAACCACACGATATCCTCAAGAAGAATCTTATATTTTTGAGATATTATCAACTCTGCTAAAAACCTGTGTCCAAAACAAAGCTCAAAAACCCCAAAACCTGGGAACAACTTCTAGATGATAATTCATTCAAGCAACAATTGACTGAAGATATTCTGGAGAGCTATGTGGTACAGCAACGCTGGTATGGTGGTAAGAGCAGCACGCTCAAATATCTAGAAATCAGTGAGTTTTTTACTATTGCTCATAGAGGAGATCATTTCTACGGCTTATTGCTGGAAGTCAATTTCAAGGAAGCTTTTTATCAGCATTACTTTTTGCCTTTGGGTTTTGTGGTCGATAAGTCTGCAGCGGCAGAAGGTTTGATATCGCCCATAACTCTTGGCGATCAAGATGGCTATTTAGTGGATGCTTTATATCTGGATAGCTTTAGAAAAGTTCTTTTTGAGAAAATCATTGAGTCAGAACCAGTCGAAGGATTAGGCACGATTACCTTCCATGCAGGTGAAGATCTGGATGAAACTAAATACATTTCTAGCCGATTTTTGGGCGCAGAACAGTCCAATACGAGCATCATTTTCAACGATAAACACATCATTAAATTCTTTCGAAGGATTTATAGCAGTACCAATCCAGATTACCAGATTTGCCGTTATTTGACTGAGGAAACCTCATTTGATCGTTCGCCTACCTACACCGGTTCCATCAATTTGAATATTGTCAAAAGGCACGATGTCACGCTGGCTTTAATGCAGCGACTGGTCGAGAATGATGGTGATGGATGGGAATGGATGCTGGATGAATTGAAGATTGTTTTTAGTACGCTTTCGCGAAAGCGAATTGATATCAAATCGTTACCAGACGTCAAATTGTTCGCAAGGTTGAAACTTCATGAAGTCCCACATGAAATCGTGGACTGGACTGGATTGGATCTTTTGAAAAGAATTAGAACATTGGCGTTGAGAACAGCTCAATTCCATGTCGCCATGGGCGGTGAGCGGAACGATTTGAAGTTTACGGCAGATAAATATAATGGAGATTATAACGTTTGGCTTAAAAATAGACTGCTTTACATGTTCCAGAACAGACTCAACACCGTAGAGAATAATCTACATAAATTGAGCGGTGAGGCGCTGGATCTAGCACAGGAATTACTGGAGCGCAAAAACGAGATACGTAACCGTTTTATACAGTTTGACTGGCACCACATGAAAGGTGAGCGCATACGTATTCATGGAGATTATCACTTGGGTCAGGTATTAGTGGACGGCGAGGATTTTTATCTTTTGGATTTTGAAGGTGAACCAGAAAGTACCATTCGTGATAGGAAGGTGAAACAAATGCCGCAGAAGGATCTTGCAGGGATGTTCCGTAGTTTTCATTATGCCATTTATTCTACAATTTTTGATCAAGGAGAAGCTACAGGTATATCTAGGGAAGATCTAAATCACGCTGGTGAACTGCTTTATAAGTACTTGATTTCCATATTTATGGATACTTACCTGCATCATATTCATAATAATAATTTGAATATAGGCTACCGTAAGGAAGTCAACTTCTTGCTACAGTTTTGCCTACTGGAAAAGGCTATTTATGAATTGGGCTATGAGTTCAATTCAAGACCTAGCTGGGCGATCATTCCATTGCGAGGTATACAAAGTATCATGAACCACAAACAACAAAAAGTATGAGCCAGGTAATCACGCACTCGCTGTTTACAGATTTTGACATTGACCTTTTCAAATCTGGAAAGCATTACCGGCTTTATGAAAAATTCGGCTCGCACATTATTGAGAAAGATGGCGTGAAGGGAACTTACTTTGCCGTCTGGGCACCTAGCGCCAAAGCTGTAAGTGTCATAGGAGACTTTAATTTTTGGGTAGAAGGTGAGCATCAATTACAGGTGCGATGGGACAGCAGCGGTATCTGGGAAGGATTTATTCCTGGTGTCGAGCAAGGCGCTACCTATAAATATAAAATCCATTCCTCACACAACGATATAAAAACAGAAAAGGCAGATCCATATGCACGTCGCTGCGAGCATCCGCCTAAAACAGCCAGCGTGGTATGGCAATATGATCCCAAATGGAGCGATAGCAAATGGATGCAAACCAGAGCAAAACACAATGCGCTTGACGCACCATATTCTGTCTATGAAGTTCATCTAGGAAGCTGGAAACGCAAGATTGAGGAAGATCGTAGTTTGAGTTACCTAGAGCTGGCAGATGAATTGGTCGCTTACGCGAAAGCGTTACAATTTACACACGTTGAATTTATGCCTATCATGGAGTATCCCTACGATCCTTCTTGGGGATATCAATTGACCGGTTACTTTGCGCCTACATCGCGATTCGGTTATCCAGAAGAGTTTGCGCAGCTGGTAGACGCTATGCACAAAGCGGGAATAGGAGTGATCCTAGATTGGGTACCATCCCATTTTCCTGAAGATGCCCATGGATTGGGATTCTTTGACGGCACAGCACTTTATGAGCATCCAGATAGAAAACGAGGTTATCATCCAGACTGGAAATCCTTGATTTTCAATTATGGTCGCAATGAAGTCAAAAGTTTCTTGATTTCCAATGCGCTATTCTGGATGGATCAATATCACATTGACGGCTTGCGAGTAGATGCGGTGGCGAGTATGCTGTTCCTAGATTATTCCAGAGAAGATGGCGAGTGGGAACCTAATGTTTTTGGAGGTCGTGAAAACCTCGAGGCCATGGCGTTTTTACGCGAAATGAACGAAGCGGTTTATCTCAACTATCCAGATACACAAACCATCGCCGAGGAAAGCACCAGCTTCCCAATGGTAAGCAAACCGACTTCTATAGGCGGCTTAGGTTTTGGAATGAAATGGATGATGGGCTGGATGCATGACACGCTGGAATATTTCAAAAAAGAACCAATCTACAGACGCCACCATCAGAATGATTTGACCTTCTCGATGACTTATGCTTTTACAGAGAATTTTATGTTGCCATTATCTCATGATGAGGTAGTCTATGGAAAGAGTTCCATCATAGGTAGAATGCCAGGTGATGAGTGGCAGAAGTTTGCTAACCTAAGACTGCTTTACAGTTATATGTTCACGCATCCTGGAGGAAATTTATTGATGATGGGATCAGAATTTGGTCAGCATGATGAATGGAAGTTCAACGGCAGTCTAGACTGGCACCTAACCGAGTTTGCAGATCATAAAGGCATTTTAGCTACCATAACCGATTTGAACAAGCTTTACAAAAAACAACCAGCACTACACGAGAAGCAATTTGATGCTGATGGATTTGAATGGATCTCCCATGAAGATGCCGATAATAGCGTGATCAGTTACGTTAGAATCGGTAATGATTCAAAAGTTATTGTGGTTTGTAACATGACGCCAGTTCCTAGAGAAAACTATCGTGTAGGATTACCTGAAACTGGAAAGTACAAACTATTGTTCAATAGCGATGACTCAAAATATGGCGGATCTGATTACAAGGTCAAAAAATCATTCACTGCCCAAAAGGAAAACTGGCAATACAGAGATCAAAGCGTGGAGCTGAACTTGCCGCCGTTGGGAGTTGTGGTTTATAGTATTTGATTTGAAACCTGACAAGGTGTGGATTTTATTCCGCACCTAAACTGTTTTGCATACCTAGATTGAACTGCGTTAAACTTCCCACAATCAATCGTATACATGGCTTTCATTTTTTATTTTAAAGCAAAATATAAAGACCATGAAAAATTTAGGATTACTGGCAACATTACATGCCAAACCAGAACAAGCAGATACCGTAGCTAACTTTATCAAAGGAGCGATCGATCTAGCAAAGAAAGAAGAGAAAACACTGACTTGGTATAGCTTTAAAATTGATAAAACGACATTTGGAATCTTTGATACTTTTGAAGATGAATCTGGACGTGAGGCGCACTTGAATGGCGAGATTGCAAAAGCTCTTATGGGTAAAGCAGATGAGTTATTGTCCCAAGCTCCAGATATTAAGAAGATCGATATTTTATCTGCAAAGTAGATTTCACTGAGGAATCAAAGAAATAGAATTAAGAATCAAGACAAAAACTCATTATGAATATTACATTAAAACAAGCCGAGGCTGTCATAGAAAAGGCCAAGGCAAAGTCAAAAGAAATAGATACTAAAATGAATATCTGCGTTGTGGACTCTGGTGCCAACCAGGTTGCATTTGCCCGTATGGATGGAGCATGGTTAGGTAGTGCAGATATTGCGCTCAAAAAGGCCAAGACAGCTCGATTTTTTGATATGCCATCTGGTGAAATAGGGAAGTTATCTCAACCAGGAGAATCACTGTTTAACATTGAGAATTCAAATGGTGGATTGATAAGTTTCCCAGGAGGATTACCCATCAAAAACAAAGATGGAGAGATCATAGGAGCTATAGGCGTTAGCGGTAGTTCTGTTGAGAATGATCATATTGTTGCAGAAGCTGGAACTAAGGCGATCTAGTATACTATTTCATCGTAAAACATAAAGTCCGCTATCATAGCGGACTTTATTTTTAATAGATTTTTATCTCTAGATATTACCTACGCCTAAAGAGATTTCATGAGGTTAGTTAAGATTCGTTTCTCCCAATTGAGTTACTTCACCGTTGATAACAACAACGCCTTCAATAACCACGGTTTGTAAATTAGCATCAGCATCAGGCGTTAGTGTGATGTCATATGTTCCATTAGGTACAGCGCTTAATCTAAAAAAACCATTTACATCAGTAAATGTGTTTATTTCATCAAGTCCGTTTGAAGCTGTAACTAATACTTGAGCATTGATTGGTGTAACTTTCCCTGAAATTGCACCAGTAGCTGCTACAAGTTCGACTCTGATTACCGGTTTTAGAGAATAACCGCCATTACCTTGACGTACAATAGATTTGTCAGCATCAAAATCCAAGATATATTCATATAAGATACCACCTTCAAGCTCTTGATTAACGTTGAGTTTCAAGCCAGATTGTTGTGCGCTTGGTGTTGATAGAGGAAATGTCTGACCATCTATTACAACTGTATTGTCATCGCCAAGAATCAGTCTAATTTGGTTGATTCTACCTGATGGAATTTCATCATCAGCGAGGACAATATTATTACCACCAGTCAATTCAAGGATGTCGTAAACACCAGTATTATCCATATCAAGGATAATTTCTTGATCATCTGTATCGCCATTAAATTTTATAACGACACTTTCTATATCGATAAACACATTGTCAAAATCTCCAGGCTCATCTACAAGTTTAATATTGATCCTTGCTGGCTGGCTGCTGTCATTATTATTATCATCGCTACAAGAAAATAACGTTGAGGTAGCGATTACCAATCCAAGTACACAAATTAATTTTTTCATAATAAAGGGTTTTCAATTTTAGGGTTGCACAAACGTAGGTGACTTGAAAATCGAACAATCATATGAATTTGTTAATTCCTGCGGGTTTACCTATCCGTAAATATTAGCAATACAAATCACAAGAGCTGTGATCACGAAGTTGCTAATGCGATCTGTTGAATTGAAATGTTGTTAATGTTACAACAATTAGAGTTTTTGTAGGAAAATAATGCAGCTTCTCTGTGTAAATTGAAATAAAAACAATCATGAAATTATTTAAAACAACTCTACTTGCTATAGCGGTAACCGCAATTTATAGCTGTGGACCAGGAGTGACCACGGTTAAGCCAACTAACGATAATCTAAACAAGTATCAAAGTTTTTCTTATTTACCTAATTCGGCTATTGAGATGCCAGATATGGCTATGAACGATGATGTGAACACTTTAGTGATTCAACAAATCAACGATAGAATGATGGATGCTGGATATGAGCTTGATAGAGCAAAACCAGACCTTCTTGTATTAGTGAGCACTAAAATTGATGAGACAACAGGAACTACGACTGATCCTGTATATGCTAGTTATGGGAGTTACAATCGACCAGGATTGCGTGTAAATTCTTATTATAACAACTTCTATTATAATGCTTATAACTCAGTTCCTACAGTTGTGGGATATGATACTGACACTTATAATTATAAGGATGGTACTTTGATTATTCAATTGGTAGATCGTAAATCCAATGAAACCGTATGGAAAGGTGTGAGTAGCGAGAGCATTTATAACAGCGGCGACACGGCAACAATGACTAGTTTGGTAAACACGATATTTGAGGAATATCCGTTAATGAAATAATTGAATAACATCACTTATCAAAAATGCCCGTTTTTAGAAACGGGCATTTTTTATGGCGAAAAATTTCTCTTTAGATTGGAGTGAATCAAATTAGAAATAATGATGTTTTGGCGTGTTGATGTTAATGATTCCGTAATCGAACAAAGTATATATTTCCAAATTCTTACAAAAACATTATTTTACACTAGGCTGTTGGGGAGTACGCTTTCGCGAAAGCGAAATATTCTAAAATCATATGAAAACGGTTGCGTAACTAAACGGTTTTTAGGACACAATTCCAGCGGTTTTTTTATACTTTCCCGAGTTTTAAACGGTACTTTCTAGTACTTTAAGATTATCGAATAACATCATTTTATGATTACTAATACAGAATTACACAAATCCGGCAACGTTTTTCCCGGTATGCTTACCAGTTTTACGCATGTGGTTGACACTTTAATCTTCAACTCAGATAACGGCGTTATTTTACAAGTTCAGGTTTTAAGAGATAGTGTGCTTAGGTTCAAATATGGAACTGGCGGCAAGATGGAAGATGACTTTTCCTATGCGATCGATGAAGGCGGAAATAGAGGATATAACAAATTAAAGGTTACAGAAGAAGAGGCTTATTATGAGATTACGACTTCTAAGATTGTGTGTCAAATTGCCAAAATCGATTTACGCAGTCGCATTTTTGACATCAATGGTAAAATAATCTGCGAGGA
Protein-coding sequences here:
- a CDS encoding GlcG/HbpS family heme-binding protein: MNITLKQAEAVIEKAKAKSKEIDTKMNICVVDSGANQVAFARMDGAWLGSADIALKKAKTARFFDMPSGEIGKLSQPGESLFNIENSNGGLISFPGGLPIKNKDGEIIGAIGVSGSSVENDHIVAEAGTKAI
- a CDS encoding DUF4136 domain-containing protein: MKLFKTTLLAIAVTAIYSCGPGVTTVKPTNDNLNKYQSFSYLPNSAIEMPDMAMNDDVNTLVIQQINDRMMDAGYELDRAKPDLLVLVSTKIDETTGTTTDPVYASYGSYNRPGLRVNSYYNNFYYNAYNSVPTVVGYDTDTYNYKDGTLIIQLVDRKSNETVWKGVSSESIYNSGDTATMTSLVNTIFEEYPLMK
- a CDS encoding putative quinol monooxygenase, whose amino-acid sequence is MKNLGLLATLHAKPEQADTVANFIKGAIDLAKKEEKTLTWYSFKIDKTTFGIFDTFEDESGREAHLNGEIAKALMGKADELLSQAPDIKKIDILSAK
- the yajC gene encoding preprotein translocase subunit YajC, giving the protein MDQFIAFAPYVGIALIFYFLIIRPQSKRRKEEKQFAESLKVGDRVITTSGIHGKVNQINGDKGTVMIETGAGKMLFERTAISVELTKKLNTPTEVKK
- a CDS encoding DUF1573 domain-containing protein — protein: MKKIVLLFAAVAAVSLTSCNESASAKIDEANLTAAANRESVEANYPVMSFDESEYDFGTVNEGTVVEKEYKFKNTGTSPLIIVNAKGSCGCTVPTWTKEPVAPGEEGSLLVKFNTSGKPNAQSKSVTITTNTEAGTEVIVIKGFVTGKSSAPNA
- a CDS encoding alpha-1,4-glucan--maltose-1-phosphate maltosyltransferase; protein product: MNQERVVIENVQPVVNAGRHPIKRITGETVHVSATVLVDGHDVIQSAVLYKQEKARKWQEVRMESAGNDEYGAHFQVEKTGKFQYKVQGWVDYALNWRHGISRKLADGQHVKSELLDGVIHLEHAYAKANKTEQALLQFGIESFQTDSRYDEAVETAMSEKLKEIFIKYPAKQFAAESDLFICSVDRQKARFSTWYEFFPRSAGENYEHGTFKDCVKLLPYVEEMGFDTLYFPPVHPIGEVNRKGKNNTTTSHGDDVGSCWGIGSKNGGHMSLHPDLGTEDDFKKLVEEAKSRGIEIAMDYALQAAPDHPWVKEHKEWFRWRPDGTVQYAENPPKKYQDILPIYFETTDWKNLWKELLRVALYWVEEFDIKVFRVDNPHTKPFHFWEYLIGEVKKKHDDVIFLAEAFTAPKVMNQLAKVGFQQSYTYFTWRNNKHELQEYVHELTTSNQREYMQPNFWPNTPDINPFHLQSGNESIHLHRYALAATLSSSLGIYGPVFEQMISSALPGKEEYLDSEKFQIANHDWEKRTKLTLIITKINQARKNLAALQQTNNIKFLHQDNDQLITFYKWSDDKSSEVIVAINLDPHYEQETWVPMPLHEMGIDEHHGFTVRDVVTDSSYHWSGTHNFVKINPVLPFHIFEVKR
- a CDS encoding SRPBCC family protein — its product is MPVIVLTTKIKAPIQVVFDLSRSIDLHQSSLQHTSEKAIAGRTSGLVEEGETVTWQAVHFGIKQKLTSLITDVQPHHFFADEMVSGAFKRFRHEHHFSEDGYGITTMKDIFDYDSPLGFLGHLADILFLKRYMTRLLEQRNVALKNTAEDGSWKELPGMLVHS
- the glgB gene encoding 1,4-alpha-glucan branching protein GlgB, with amino-acid sequence MSQVITHSLFTDFDIDLFKSGKHYRLYEKFGSHIIEKDGVKGTYFAVWAPSAKAVSVIGDFNFWVEGEHQLQVRWDSSGIWEGFIPGVEQGATYKYKIHSSHNDIKTEKADPYARRCEHPPKTASVVWQYDPKWSDSKWMQTRAKHNALDAPYSVYEVHLGSWKRKIEEDRSLSYLELADELVAYAKALQFTHVEFMPIMEYPYDPSWGYQLTGYFAPTSRFGYPEEFAQLVDAMHKAGIGVILDWVPSHFPEDAHGLGFFDGTALYEHPDRKRGYHPDWKSLIFNYGRNEVKSFLISNALFWMDQYHIDGLRVDAVASMLFLDYSREDGEWEPNVFGGRENLEAMAFLREMNEAVYLNYPDTQTIAEESTSFPMVSKPTSIGGLGFGMKWMMGWMHDTLEYFKKEPIYRRHHQNDLTFSMTYAFTENFMLPLSHDEVVYGKSSIIGRMPGDEWQKFANLRLLYSYMFTHPGGNLLMMGSEFGQHDEWKFNGSLDWHLTEFADHKGILATITDLNKLYKKQPALHEKQFDADGFEWISHEDADNSVISYVRIGNDSKVIVVCNMTPVPRENYRVGLPETGKYKLLFNSDDSKYGGSDYKVKKSFTAQKENWQYRDQSVELNLPPLGVVVYSI
- a CDS encoding DUF4382 domain-containing protein; translation: MKKLICVLGLVIATSTLFSCSDDNNNDSSQPARINIKLVDEPGDFDNVFIDIESVVIKFNGDTDDQEIILDMDNTGVYDILELTGGNNIVLADDEIPSGRINQIRLILGDDNTVVIDGQTFPLSTPSAQQSGLKLNVNQELEGGILYEYILDFDADKSIVRQGNGGYSLKPVIRVELVAATGAISGKVTPINAQVLVTASNGLDEINTFTDVNGFFRLSAVPNGTYDITLTPDADANLQTVVIEGVVVINGEVTQLGETNLN
- a CDS encoding maltokinase N-terminal cap-like domain-containing protein; its protein translation is MSKTKLKNPKTWEQLLDDNSFKQQLTEDILESYVVQQRWYGGKSSTLKYLEISEFFTIAHRGDHFYGLLLEVNFKEAFYQHYFLPLGFVVDKSAAAEGLISPITLGDQDGYLVDALYLDSFRKVLFEKIIESEPVEGLGTITFHAGEDLDETKYISSRFLGAEQSNTSIIFNDKHIIKFFRRIYSSTNPDYQICRYLTEETSFDRSPTYTGSINLNIVKRHDVTLALMQRLVENDGDGWEWMLDELKIVFSTLSRKRIDIKSLPDVKLFARLKLHEVPHEIVDWTGLDLLKRIRTLALRTAQFHVAMGGERNDLKFTADKYNGDYNVWLKNRLLYMFQNRLNTVENNLHKLSGEALDLAQELLERKNEIRNRFIQFDWHHMKGERIRIHGDYHLGQVLVDGEDFYLLDFEGEPESTIRDRKVKQMPQKDLAGMFRSFHYAIYSTIFDQGEATGISREDLNHAGELLYKYLISIFMDTYLHHIHNNNLNIGYRKEVNFLLQFCLLEKAIYELGYEFNSRPSWAIIPLRGIQSIMNHKQQKV